Below is a window of Mycolicibacterium rhodesiae NBB3 DNA.
CTTCGAACCAGCGGATGTCGGAGGCCGATCCCTCGCGGGGCATCACACCGACGCGCGCCTGCCGTTCGGGCGCCCAGCGATAGGGCATCCCGCCCGACGGGCCCCCGCCGCCCTGCTCGGATTGACGCATCGCGCGGCGGAGCACGAAATCCGGTGCGGCGTGCCGCTCGGCCAACCGGGTCAGCACACCGGCGGCCGCCTTCCCGACAGCGGTGTGTGCGCGGTCGCGGAGGTCCAGCGCCACCGGCAGGTCGTAGAGCACGACGTATCGCTCGGTCAGCGAGAAGTCGTGCATCATGGTCTGCGCTTTCAACCGGATGTCGATTGTGCGACGCACCTTTCCATCGACCCCGGTGACGGTGTACTGCACGATGTTTCCGCGCATCGGGCTGTACGAGACGGCGTGCAGTTCACCGGTCACCGGGTCGCGCTTCGGGTGGGCGGAGTAGCCGCCGAACAGCGTGCCGCAGAAGTCGGAGGGTCCTACGGTTTCGAGTTCGTCGGTCAGTTCGTAGGGACGCGCGCCGGCCTCGACGATGGCGAGCGTCCTGCCGCCCTGCCCGATGATGTTGGTGTTGGCCGCGAAGTCGAAGCCGCCATCGGACGGACCGCCGCGCCAGTGCTCGCCCAACTTGCGCGCGACGTCCGCGGACCGCACCCAGCGGTTGCGGTACCACCGCGCGTCGCCGTCGCACAGTCGCAGTCCATGTGCCATGCCGTCGCCGAGGAACCAGTGATAGCGGGACGGGTCCGGGTCGGTGATCGGGTTCGGACCGGTACGCAGGTAGCGCCCGTCGAGGTACTCGGGCACGGTCCCCGTGATCTGCAGGTCGAGCGCGGTTGTTTCCTCCCGCACCGGGGCATAGTTGCCGTTGAGATACGGATTCTCAGTGGTGCGGGTAGGGGCTACGGTCGTCATGCAGTAATCGTGCGCCGTCCAGGGCTGCTGCGCGACAATCTTGGGGTGGATTCGTTTGTCCATCGATCGGTGGACACGGCCGCTGCGGAACGGGCAAGATCGATGCAGAAGCGATGCAATATAGCGGCAAAAGTGGGTACTACCGATCATGATTGCGCCGGACGGCCCGGGGTAACCGCTAACGGTGCGTGAAGGGATGCGGCATTTGACTGCTGTCGACCGAATTTCGCGGGTTCACCCCACCAACCTCCAGTCGATGCCGTGCGCCAGGACGCACACCGAGCAGCACTGGCGGCCGGCCATTCGGAGTGCCGTGCAGGGGATCGTCACGGAGTTCGTCGCAACGCGATGTGTGCCCGAACTGCAGGCCGCGGGACTGACCGTCGCATCGGAGGTGCTCAGTGACTTCGTCGACGGTGGCAAGTGCATCCGATCGACCTTCATGTACCTCGGGTGGTTGTGCGGCGCCGACGACGACAGCGCCGCCCTGCGGGCAGCGGCCGGTCTCGAATTGCTGCACGCGTTCGCGTTGCTGCAGGACGACGTCATGGACAACGCGCCGCTCCGGCGTGGTCGACCGTCCGGACATGTCGCATTCGCCCGTTGGCACCGCCGCCGGGGAATGGCGGGATCATCGGATCGATTCGGTGAGTCCGCGGCCGTTCTGCTCGGGGATCTGTGCCTGGTGTGGGCAGCGCAGATGATGCGCGAGAGCGGGGTGCCCGCCACCGCCTTGGAGCGGGTCTGGCCCCGCTATGACGCGATGCGCACCGAACTGGCGGTAGGACAGTTCGCGGACCTGATCAACGACGCCAGTCGATTCCCGACGCTGGACAAGGTGCTCGACGTATCGCGTCGCAAGTCGGGCAACTACACCGTGAGACGGCCTCTGGAGTTGGGTGCCGCGATGGCCGGCTGTGACGAAGACGTGCTGCGCATGCTGGCCGGGTATGGCGACGCGATCGGCGAAGCCTTCCAGATGCGCGACGATGTGCTCGGAATCAGCGGCCCCGAGGCGGTCACAGGAAAACCGAGCGGAAGCGATCTGATGGAACGCAAGGCCACCAGCGTCGTGGTCGCCGCCTATCACCTCGCGGACCCCTCTCTGCGCCGCCAACTGCGCGAGTTGATGGGTGCTGACCACCTCGACGCCGCCGACATCGAACGGTGGCGCGGCCTGATCGTCGAAAGCGGAGCGGTGGACTGGATCGAGCAACTCATCGACGTGCGCCTGGCCAAGGCGTTGGCCCTCGTCGACGACACCCGCGTTCGTTCATCCGCGCGAACCGCGCTCAGCGAGATGGCGCTCGCGTGCACCGAGCGGGTGGCGTGATGGCACTGCGCACCGTTGGCGGCAACGCTGACCATGTCGTCATCGTCGGGGCCGGCCTGGCCGGGTTGTCCGCCGCGCTGCACCTTGCGGGGCGTGGCCGAACAGTCACGGTCGTCGAGCGGGCGCAACATCCCGGCGGGCGCGTGGGCCGACTCGATATCGACGGCTATCAACTCGACACCGGGCCCACGGTGCTGACGATGCCCGACATCATCGACGATGCGTTCGGCGCGGTCGGCGAATCCCTCGCCGATCGGCTGGACCTCATGCGGGTCGACCCTTCGTACCGTGCCTCGTTCGCAGACGGAAGCTCGCTCGACGTCTTCGGCGGGCGTGACGAGATGACAGCGGAGATCGAGCGATTCGCCGGTCGCGAACAAGCCGACGGCTATGTGCGGCTTCGAGATTGGTTGACACGCCTATACGACGTCGAGTTCGACGGCTTCATCGCCGCGAACTTCGATTCGCCGCTGTCTCTGCTCACACCTGCGCTCGCGCGACTTGCCGCCATCGGCGGCTTCCGCCGCTGGGATCGCGTGGTGCGCAAGTTCATCAGCGATGAACGGCTCCAGCGCGTCTTCACGTTCCAGGCCCTGTACGCAGGTGTGCCGCCCCAGCGGGCGCTGGCGGTCTACGCGGTCATCGCGTACATGGACACCATCTCCGGCGTCTACTTCCCGCGGGGTGGAATGCGTGCGCTGCCGGATGCCCTCGCGGCCTCGGCGACCGGCGCCGGTGTCGAATTCCGCTACGAGACCGAGGTTTCCGGCCTGGACATCAACGGTGGGCGCGTGTCCGCGGTCCGCACCAGTAGTGGTGAGCAGATCCGCGCTGACGCGGTGGTGCTGACCACCGAGCTACCGGACACCTATCGGATGCTCGGCCGCGTACCGCGCAGACTGCTGCGGCTGCGTCCGGCGCCCTCGGCTGTGGTCGCGCACGTCGGATGCCGCGCAGTGGGCGACCACACTCCTCACCATCACAACATCCTCTTCGGGCAGGCGTGGGAGCAGACCTTCCGCGACATCATCGATGACGGGCGGTTGATGAGTGACCCGTCGCTGTTGGTCACCCGGCCCACCGCGAGTGACGCCGGCTTGGCGCCAGCCGGCCGCGACCTGCTCTACATCCTGGCCCCGGCGCCCAATACCGCCGTGGGCAAGATCGATTGGGCTACCACCGGCCCCGCATACACAGAGCAGATTCTGCAGAAGGTCGAGGAGCGACTGCCGGACCTCGGCGTGGACGCCGAACTTCTGCACGTCATCGATCCGGCCGGATGGGCCCGCCAGGGCATGGCCGCGGGGTCCCCGTTCGCGCTGGCTCACACGTTCGCGCAGACCGGGCCTTTCCGGCCTGCCAACACCGTCCGGGGTATCGACAACGCAGTTCTCTCCGGATCGTCAACCGTTCCAGGGGTCGGGGTGCCGACGGCATTGCTGTCGGGACGACTGGCCGCGGACCGGATCACCGGCGCCGTCGACCGGCGACGCCATCAACGGGTGGTGCATTCATGATCAGTTCAGAACTCCATGCCGCCGGCGTACACGACCCCGCGCTGCGAGACGCGTACCGGCGTTGCCGCACATTGAACTCGCAGCACGGGCGGACCTTCTTCCTCGCCACCAGGCTGCTGGCACCGCAGCAGCGCCCCGCTGTGCACGCGCTGTACGGATTCGCCCGGCGCGCCGATGACATCCTCGACGACTTCGATCCGTCCGTGCCGACGGCCGAACGCTCAGATCGGCTCCAGCAGTTGGCGACTCGACTGTTCAACAGGATGGTGGGCGGTGCAACGGACGACGGCGACCCCTCGCTGGCGGCGGTGGTCCACACCGCGCACAAGTACGGCATTCCGTGGGAGCACTTCGACGACTTCCTGGCGTCGATGCGGATGGACCTCACGACCACCGACTATCCCGACCGCGCCGCCCTCAACCGGTACATGTACGGCTCCGCTGAGGTGATCGGCCTGCAGATGCTGCCGGTGCTCGGTACGGTCGGCGAGCGCGAGGAGGCCGCGCCGTACGCCGCTGCGCTCGGAAAGGCATTCCAGCTCACCAACTTCCTGCGCGACGTCGACGAGGACCTGCAGCGCGGCCGAATCTATCTACCCGCTGACGAGCTTGCCGTCCATCAGGTGGACCGCGATGTCCTGAGGTGGTGTCACGACCATCGCCGTACCGATATCCGGGTGCGCGCTGCGCTCGAAGAGCAACACGCCGAGACCAGACGGATCTACCGATTCGCTCAGCACGGTATCGACCTGCTGCACCCGCGATCTCGACCGTGTATCAACGCGGCACTCACCCTCTATTCGGAGATCCTGGACCGCATCGAGGCCCTTGATTTCGCGGTCTTCGACCAGCGTGCCACCGTCGGGATGGCTCGACGCCTGCAGGTGGCCGGCCGAGGCTTCGCGCAGGCGTGGGCCGCTCGACTGCGACGCACCGGGATCTGACGACGTCATGAATCTGTCCTTCGGTGACGTGCCGGGCGCATTCGATGCAGGTGCGCCCGCGTACGACAAGCTCGTCGACACCAATCCCGGTTATCACAAACATCTACGACTTTCAGCGCAACGGTTGCGAATACCCAACGGCGGTGCGGGTTTACGTCTGCTCGACGCGGGTTGCGGAACGGGTGCGTCCACCGCTGCGTTGCTGGCCACCGCCCCCCGGGCCGAGATCGTCGCGGTCGACGCGTCCGGTGGCATGCTCGAACAGGCGCGGGCCAAGTCGTGGCCGTCATCCGTGAGCTTCGTGCACAGCCGGATAGAAGACATCGCCGACACCGGCGTGCACGGGCCATTCGATGGCATCCTGGCGGCCTATCTGATCCGCAATGTCGACGACAAGGACGGGCAGCTGCGCCGGTTCCGCGAACTGCTGGCCCCGGGCGGAACCATCGCCGTGCACGAGTACTCGGTGCGTGACTCGATGATGGCCAAAGCTGTGTGGAACGCGGTGTCTTCCGCAATCATCATTCCCAGCGGCCGTCTGCGCAGCGGAGATGCGTCGCTGTACACATATCTACGCCGAAGTGTGAACAGATTCGACGGCGTGCGGGCGTTTGAGGCCAGGATGCGATTCAACGGTTTCGAGGGGGTCCGCAGCGAGACGATGCCCGGCTGGCAGCACGGCATCGTGCACACCTTCCTGGGACGGGCTCCGCAGTGAGAGATCCACGCGCGCAGGCGCATTCCGGGCCGGTCGGAGCGGCCGACGCGTCAGGTCTGCGGGTGCGGCCCCGCGTCATCGTGGTCGGAGCCGGCATCGCCGGCATCGCCGCGGCGACCGGGCTGGCCGAACGCGGCGTCGCGGTCGACCTGATCGAGCGCCGGTCCTATCTCGGAGGACGGGTCGGCGGCTGGACCGAGCGGCTGCCAGACGGCGGCGAGGTCGCGATGAACCGCGGCTTTCACGCATTCTTCCGCCAGTACTACAACCTCCGGAATTTGTTGAGACGAATCGATCCGGCGCTGTCCATGCTGACCGCAGTGGACGACTACCCGTTGATCGATGCACACGGGCGCACCGACACCTTCCACGGACTGCCGTTGGCGCCGCCGTGGAACGCGATGGCGTTCGCGCTGCACAGTCCCACGTTCCGGCTGCGCGATCTCGTACGTCTCGACGCACGCGCGGCCGCTCCGCTGGCCGCGGTTTCGGTGCCGCAGATCTACGACCGCCTGGACCACCTCGATGCCGACGCCTTTCTGCGCGACATCAACTTTCCCGAACCCGCGCGGCACCTGGCCTTCGAGGTGTTCTCCCGCAGTTTCTTCTCCGAGCCTTCCGATCTGTCGGCGGCAGAGCTTGCGACGATGTTCCACATCTATTTCCTCGGATCCAGTGAAGGCTTGATCTTCGACGTCGCCAACGCCAACTTCGATGTCGCGCTGTGGAACCCGTTACGCGGATACCTCGAATCGCTCGGTGTCGAAATACATGCAGATACGTCGGTGACCGATGTGCGGATGGCGGGGCGCTGGACGGTGGGCCGCGACACCGGCGCGGATCTGCATGCCGATGGCGTCGTGCTGGCCACCGATGTCGCTGGTCTGCAGGACATCGTCGAGAACTCGCCCGGTGTCGGCGACGACGCCTGGCGACAGCGGGTTGCCAAGCTGACGACCGCACCACCGTTCGTGGTGCACAGGCTGTGGCTGGATGCGAAGGTGAACCCTGACCGGGCGCCTTTCGTCGGAACCGGAGGACGGCCGCCCCTGGACAACGTCAGCGTCCTCGAGCGCTACGAACGCGAGGCGGCGGCCTGGTCGCGCGAGCACGGAGGCTCGGTCGTCGAACTGCATTCCTACGCAGTCCAGACGGCCGACGGCGATCTGCGTGAGCAGCTGCTGCAACGCCTGTACGAGCTGTATCCGGAAACGCGAACGGCCCGTGTGGTCGCCGAGAAGGTTCTGTGGCACAACGACTGTCCACGGTTCGCGCCTGGCGACTTCTCCGACCGGCCGGTCGTGCAGACACCCGTCGAGGGGCTGGTGCTGGCCGGTGACGGCATCCGCATCGATCTACCCGTTGCCTTGATGGAACGAGCCGCGACGACTGGGTGGACGGCGGCGAACCGATTGCTCGAGGGTTTCGGCCTTCAGGGCCACGATCTGCACACCGTTCCCAACCACGGCAGGATGGCGTTGTTGAGCCGGATCGCCGCTCGCGAGAGGCGAAAGACAGCATGAGCCGCAGCGCCGGTTTCCGGTCCCGACTGTCGAAAACGTTTCCGTTCGAGGTGCTTCCCGCACTGCAGTGGCCAACGCAGCGCCCGACCTACCGTGACGCGCAACCGGCCATCATCGATGCCGCGCTTCTTCGCTCACAACTTCGACCAAGTGGCAATTGGTACGTCATTGCCGCGAGCGACGCCGTCGGGAGCCGCCCGTACGGCACATCGGTGGCGGGTCAGGAACTGGTGGCGTGGCGGGGCGAGGACGGCACGCTGAACGTGGGTCCTGGTGCGTGCCCGCATCTGGGTGCAGACCTGGCGACCGGAACGGTGGACTGCGGAACACTGATATGCCCATGGCATGGGCTGCGACTGGACGGTGGACGCGAATTCGGTTGGCGGCCATACCCGTCCCATGACGACGGCGTGCTGGCTTGGGTGCGCCTCGACAGCGTGGGCGCCGAAGAGCCCACCGACGAGCCAATCGTGCCGGTGCGACCCGCCGGCGAGCAGATGCACGCGGTGACACGGCTCGTCGGCACCTGCGAGCCGCGCGACATCATCGCCAACCGGATGGATCCCTGGCACGGCTCGTGGTTCCATCCGTACTCGTTCACGCGGCTGGAGGTGCTGACGGCACCGCCCGCTGACGCCGATCTCGCCGAGGAGGCGGACCGATTCCTCGTGGCGGTCACGTTTCGTATCGGGAGGTTGGGCGTACCGGTCGTCGCCGAATTCACCAGCCCCGAACCGCGGACGATAGTGATGCGAATCGTCGATGGTGAAGGAGCGGGCAGCGTGGTGGAGACCCATGCAACCCCAATAGGGCCAGGCCCCGACGGGCTTCCGCGTGCGGCGGTCCTGGAGGCCGTCATCGCCCATTCGGATCGACCCGGCTTCGCGCATGCGACGCGTGTGGCGTCGCTCATCAAGCCGATCATGCGGTACTCGGCCGCGCGGTTGTGGCGCGACGACCTTCAGTATGCGGAGCGAATCTTCAAGCTGCGCAACCGCTGATCATCCGGCGACGAAGCCCGAGGCGTCGAGCAGCGGGATCTGCTCGGCTGCCCAGGGGCTGATCGTCCAGGGCAGGTCGGCTGCCGACCGGAGCTCGGACCAGGACACCCAGGTGTAATCCATCACCTCGTTGGGTGAGGGCTCGAGCGGGCCCACCGCCGTGGCGCAGAACACCGGGCACACCTCGTTCTCGACGGTGCCGTCGGCGGCCACGGCACGGTAGCGGTAGTCGGGCAACGCGCACACCACACGGTCGATGGCCAGCCCGAGTTCCTGGCGGGCGCGCCGGTACACCGCATCGTCGATCGGCTCACCGGGCGCCGGATGTCCGCAGAACGAGTTCGTCCACACCCCCGGCCATGTCTGCTTGCCCAGTGCCCGGCGGGTCAGCAGGATGCGTCCGTCGGCGTCGAACACGTAGCAGGAGAAGCCGAGATGCAATGGGGTGGTTTCGTGGTGCACCGTGGCTTTCGTCGCAGAGCCGATCGCAGCACCCCGATCGTCGACGAGGACCACGAGCTCATCCGGACCCGCGGGCGCAGTGTGAACCATTCGCTATCAATACCCGGCGGCTGTGGCCCGCAATCCCAGCGCCAGCACCAGTCGCACATCGGGGTCGTCCAGCGACGTGGACAGCAACTTCTCGATACGCCGCACTCTGTATCGGATTGTGTTCGGGTGCACATGCAAGTCCTCGGCGACGGCGGACACGTCGCCGAACCCGTCGAGATAGGCCCGCAGGGTCTCGGCCAGCATCGGATTTTCGTCGCGTAACTGCCGCACCCGAGGATCGACCAGAGCGGGCCGGTCGGCCACCAGGGAGACGATCTCATCCAGCAGCACGGTGGTGTGCGCCTCGTTCAGCGACGTGATCTGCGCGATCGCCCCGGGATGGCGATCGGCGCTGTCGAAGACGCGGTCCACCTCGGCTCGAGCTCCCGCGGCAGCCGCCACTCCCGCCAGCGGGGCAGCGACGACGGCACGAAGCGTCAGTCCGATTTCGCGATGCATCGCGGCCACGACTCCGCGCACCCAGGACATCACCGACGACGGTGTGCCGATCTTGGGCAGCAGGACGTACACCCGGCCACCGGCTGACACCGTCTGCGCGTCAGCGCGAAAGGCACTGGCGCTCAACGCGATGACACCGGTGGGCGTAGACGCCGAAACCGTGCTCTGGAAACCGATGACCGCGGCCCGGTTGTCGACCGTGATCCCCAGTTCGCGCCCGATCGCACCGATGTCCACGTCGTCGCCGGCAAGACCGAGCAGTTCGGTCACCTGCAGCGCGTGGGTCGATGGCGTCGACGCGAGCCGCGCCATGATCCGGGCCGCCAGCACCGCTCCGCCGCGCAGGATGTCGTCGGCGTCGTCGGCCAGCGGCGCGCTGCCCTGCTGCAGCCAGATGGTGCCCGCGAACACCGCCCGCCGCGCATCGGTGGAAGGCATATGGATGCCGACCGCCAACCGCGGGCGCAGACCCAACTCGGGACGCTCGGCGACACGCACGACGTCACCGCCCGCGCGCAGCGCATCGAAGATGCCCCACTGACCGATCCACTCCAGGTGTTCGGGCGGACCGGCGCGGCCCAGGATCGTCAACCGGCGCAACTCGTCTGCTTCGTCGCTGGACGCCGAGTAGGCGAGCACGTGCGACTGTTCGTCCTCGATGCTGATCATCCCGCGGGTGCGGTCGGCGATCGACTGGGCGAGCCCGAACAGATCGGTGCCGGAGTCCCGGTCGTCCCGGTCGCCGTGGTGCTCGAAGGCGTGGTTGACGAGTCGGTACAGCGATTCCCAGCGCGCGCGCGGATCGACCGCCACCACCGCGGTGCCGAGCGCGACCGCCCGGGCCACTGCGGCCTCGGTGGGCTCCTTGACGAAGATGGCCGCCGGTACCCGTCCCGACCCCGCGAACTGGCCCTCGAGCCAGCGCACCGCTTCGGCGTCGGCGACACCGAGCAAGAAGAAAAGATCGGCCGAGCCCGCGCCCACCGCGAGACCCAGTCGCACGTCGTCGGCGTCGACCAGAGCCACCGAACCCACTGGCATGTCCAGGCCGCGCGGCGCGGCGACCAGCGACACCATCGTGCGGTCCAAGGTCAACAACAGTTGGCCGAGTCCGAGGCCGGACGATGGTGTGGTCACCGCGCCTCCTTTGTCGCATTCAACTATAGAATCAACTCATCCTTGTCCGATCGGCCATCGGCTCGAATCGCCGTGTGCGGGGATCCTTACTGCATGGACGCCATCACCGACGTGCCCGCTCCGGCCAATGAGCCAGTTCAGGACTACGCCCCCGCTTCACCCGAGCGCACCCGTCTCACCGATGCCCTGAACGCACTCGCCGCCGACCCGCTCGAGCTGCCCCACGTCATCGGCGGCGCCCACCGGATGGGCGGCGGAACCCGCCTCGACGTGGTCCAGCCGCACCGTCACTCGGCACGGCTGGGCACCTTCACCAACGCCGAACACGCGGACGCGACCGCCGCCATCGATGCCGCGATCGCCGCCAAGCCCGGGTGGGAAGCCACTCCGTTCGACGAGCGTGCCGCGATCTTCCTGCGCGCCGCGGATCTGTTGGCCGGCCCGTGGCGGGAAACGTTGTGCGCTGCGACAATGCTCGGCCAGTCCAAGTCGGCCTATCAGGCCGAGATCGACGCGGCATGTGAGCTGATCGACTTCTGGCGGTTCAACGTTGGGTTCGCGCGCGAGATCCAGTCCGACCAGCCGATCAGTGTGCGTGGCGTCTGGAACCGGACCGACTACCGGCCGCTCGAAGGTTTCGTCTACGCCATCACACCGTTCAACTTCACCGCGATCGCGGGCAATCTGCCCAGCGCCCCCGCGCTGATGGGCAACACCGTGGTGTGGAAACCGTCGCCCACGCAGACGTTCGCGGCCTACCTGACCATGCAGTTGCTCGAGGCGGCCGGCTTGCCACCGGGCGTCATCAATCTGCTGGCGGGCGACGGCATCGCGGTTTCCGATGTGGCACTTGCAGATCCGCGACTTGCCGGAATCCACTTCACCGGATCGACGGCGACGTTCCAGCACCTCTGGCGAGAGGTCGGCACCAACATCGACCGCTACCACACGTATCCGCGACTGGTCGGTGAGACCGGCGGCAAGGATTTCGTCCTGGCCCACACCTCGGCCCGACCCGATGTGTTGCGCACCGCGCTCATCCGCGGCGCGTTCGACTATCAGGGGCAGAAGTGCTCGGCGGCATCGCGGGCGTTCATTGCCCGGTCGGTGTGGCAACAGATGGGCGACGATCTGCTGTCGGCGACCGAAGCGTTGCCCTACGGCGACGTCACTGACCTGACCAACTACGGCGGCGCTCTGATCGATGAGCGCGCGTTTTCGAAGAACGTCACGGCGATCGAACGTGCCAAGAGCGCACCGGGCGTCACCGTGGCAGTGGGCGGCGAATACGACGACAGCGAAGGGTATTTCGTCCGGCCGACGATCCTGCTGTCGGACGATCCGGCTGACGAGTCGTTCCGCGACGAATATTTCGGACCGATCCTGTCGGTGCACGTGTACCCCGACGACGACTACGAGCGCATCATCGACGTCGTCGACAGCGGTGCCCGGTACGCGCTGACCGGTGCGGTGATCGCGGACGACCGCTCCGCCGTCCTGACCGCCGAACAGCGATTGCGTCATGCGGCGGGCAACTTCTACATCAACGACAAGCCCACCGGCGCGGTGGTGGGCCAGCAGCCGTTCGGCGGCTCTCGAGCATCGGGCACCAACGACAAGGCGGGCTCAGCGCTCAATCTGCTGCGCTGGACTTCGGCCAGGTCGATCAAGGAGACCTTCGTCGCACCGACCAACCACAACTACGCACACATGGAGGCGTGACATGGGCGTCTTCGCACAGGTGGCCCGCCCGGCGATCATGGCGGCGAGCCGCTCCGGTGGACTGCGCCGCGCCGCCGAGCGCCTGCCGATCACCCGAGACGTGGTGCATCGCTTCGTACCCGGGGAGACGGTCGCCGACGCACTGGAATCCGTTGAGCAGTTGAGGATTTCGGGCCGCCTGGTGTCGATCGACTATCTCGGTGAGGACGTCACCGACGCCGATGCGGCCAACGCCACCGTCGACGCCTATGTGGCGTTGCTCGACGAACTCGACCGCCGCGGGGAGCTTGCGGCGGCCGTGCGACCGCTCGAGGTGTCACTGAAGTTGTCTGCGCTCGGACAGGCGTTGCCCCGAGACGGCGAGAAGATCGCGTTGGAGAACGCGCACACCATCTGCGAGCGGGCGCACCGTGCAGGCGTGTGGGTCACGGTCGACGCCGAGGATCACACGACGACCGACTCGACGCTGTCCATCGTGCGTGATCTGCGCACCGAATTCGATTGGCTGGGCACGGTTCTGCAGGCCTATCTGCGGCGCACGGAGGCCGACTGCGCGGAGTTCGCGGCATCCGGTGCCCGCATCCGGCTGTGCAAGGGCGC
It encodes the following:
- a CDS encoding carotenoid oxygenase family protein → MTTVAPTRTTENPYLNGNYAPVREETTALDLQITGTVPEYLDGRYLRTGPNPITDPDPSRYHWFLGDGMAHGLRLCDGDARWYRNRWVRSADVARKLGEHWRGGPSDGGFDFAANTNIIGQGGRTLAIVEAGARPYELTDELETVGPSDFCGTLFGGYSAHPKRDPVTGELHAVSYSPMRGNIVQYTVTGVDGKVRRTIDIRLKAQTMMHDFSLTERYVVLYDLPVALDLRDRAHTAVGKAAAGVLTRLAERHAAPDFVLRRAMRQSEQGGGGPSGGMPYRWAPERQARVGVMPREGSASDIRWFEVQPCYVFHPLNAYDVTSPEGDSIVLDVVRHSSVFASGTSLVPGTQSLDRWTVDLAAGKVHEERLDDTAQEFPRVDERRVGRAHRYGYAVSYTAGSTGISAPDAILKHDLYAKTTQSVAFGPGREPGEFVFVPSGDDVPEDDGVVMGFVYDRSTDRSDLVLLDGQTMETVATVHLPVRVPHGFHGNWVPTERS
- a CDS encoding polyprenyl synthetase family protein; amino-acid sequence: MPCARTHTEQHWRPAIRSAVQGIVTEFVATRCVPELQAAGLTVASEVLSDFVDGGKCIRSTFMYLGWLCGADDDSAALRAAAGLELLHAFALLQDDVMDNAPLRRGRPSGHVAFARWHRRRGMAGSSDRFGESAAVLLGDLCLVWAAQMMRESGVPATALERVWPRYDAMRTELAVGQFADLINDASRFPTLDKVLDVSRRKSGNYTVRRPLELGAAMAGCDEDVLRMLAGYGDAIGEAFQMRDDVLGISGPEAVTGKPSGSDLMERKATSVVVAAYHLADPSLRRQLRELMGADHLDAADIERWRGLIVESGAVDWIEQLIDVRLAKALALVDDTRVRSSARTALSEMALACTERVA
- the crtI gene encoding phytoene desaturase family protein, which translates into the protein MALRTVGGNADHVVIVGAGLAGLSAALHLAGRGRTVTVVERAQHPGGRVGRLDIDGYQLDTGPTVLTMPDIIDDAFGAVGESLADRLDLMRVDPSYRASFADGSSLDVFGGRDEMTAEIERFAGREQADGYVRLRDWLTRLYDVEFDGFIAANFDSPLSLLTPALARLAAIGGFRRWDRVVRKFISDERLQRVFTFQALYAGVPPQRALAVYAVIAYMDTISGVYFPRGGMRALPDALAASATGAGVEFRYETEVSGLDINGGRVSAVRTSSGEQIRADAVVLTTELPDTYRMLGRVPRRLLRLRPAPSAVVAHVGCRAVGDHTPHHHNILFGQAWEQTFRDIIDDGRLMSDPSLLVTRPTASDAGLAPAGRDLLYILAPAPNTAVGKIDWATTGPAYTEQILQKVEERLPDLGVDAELLHVIDPAGWARQGMAAGSPFALAHTFAQTGPFRPANTVRGIDNAVLSGSSTVPGVGVPTALLSGRLAADRITGAVDRRRHQRVVHS
- a CDS encoding phytoene/squalene synthase family protein, which gives rise to MISSELHAAGVHDPALRDAYRRCRTLNSQHGRTFFLATRLLAPQQRPAVHALYGFARRADDILDDFDPSVPTAERSDRLQQLATRLFNRMVGGATDDGDPSLAAVVHTAHKYGIPWEHFDDFLASMRMDLTTTDYPDRAALNRYMYGSAEVIGLQMLPVLGTVGEREEAAPYAAALGKAFQLTNFLRDVDEDLQRGRIYLPADELAVHQVDRDVLRWCHDHRRTDIRVRAALEEQHAETRRIYRFAQHGIDLLHPRSRPCINAALTLYSEILDRIEALDFAVFDQRATVGMARRLQVAGRGFAQAWAARLRRTGI
- a CDS encoding class I SAM-dependent methyltransferase, whose amino-acid sequence is MNLSFGDVPGAFDAGAPAYDKLVDTNPGYHKHLRLSAQRLRIPNGGAGLRLLDAGCGTGASTAALLATAPRAEIVAVDASGGMLEQARAKSWPSSVSFVHSRIEDIADTGVHGPFDGILAAYLIRNVDDKDGQLRRFRELLAPGGTIAVHEYSVRDSMMAKAVWNAVSSAIIIPSGRLRSGDASLYTYLRRSVNRFDGVRAFEARMRFNGFEGVRSETMPGWQHGIVHTFLGRAPQ
- a CDS encoding FAD-dependent oxidoreductase, with protein sequence MRDPRAQAHSGPVGAADASGLRVRPRVIVVGAGIAGIAAATGLAERGVAVDLIERRSYLGGRVGGWTERLPDGGEVAMNRGFHAFFRQYYNLRNLLRRIDPALSMLTAVDDYPLIDAHGRTDTFHGLPLAPPWNAMAFALHSPTFRLRDLVRLDARAAAPLAAVSVPQIYDRLDHLDADAFLRDINFPEPARHLAFEVFSRSFFSEPSDLSAAELATMFHIYFLGSSEGLIFDVANANFDVALWNPLRGYLESLGVEIHADTSVTDVRMAGRWTVGRDTGADLHADGVVLATDVAGLQDIVENSPGVGDDAWRQRVAKLTTAPPFVVHRLWLDAKVNPDRAPFVGTGGRPPLDNVSVLERYEREAAAWSREHGGSVVELHSYAVQTADGDLREQLLQRLYELYPETRTARVVAEKVLWHNDCPRFAPGDFSDRPVVQTPVEGLVLAGDGIRIDLPVALMERAATTGWTAANRLLEGFGLQGHDLHTVPNHGRMALLSRIAARERRKTA
- a CDS encoding DUF5914 domain-containing protein, translating into MSRSAGFRSRLSKTFPFEVLPALQWPTQRPTYRDAQPAIIDAALLRSQLRPSGNWYVIAASDAVGSRPYGTSVAGQELVAWRGEDGTLNVGPGACPHLGADLATGTVDCGTLICPWHGLRLDGGREFGWRPYPSHDDGVLAWVRLDSVGAEEPTDEPIVPVRPAGEQMHAVTRLVGTCEPRDIIANRMDPWHGSWFHPYSFTRLEVLTAPPADADLAEEADRFLVAVTFRIGRLGVPVVAEFTSPEPRTIVMRIVDGEGAGSVVETHATPIGPGPDGLPRAAVLEAVIAHSDRPGFAHATRVASLIKPIMRYSAARLWRDDLQYAERIFKLRNR
- the idi gene encoding isopentenyl-diphosphate Delta-isomerase is translated as MVHTAPAGPDELVVLVDDRGAAIGSATKATVHHETTPLHLGFSCYVFDADGRILLTRRALGKQTWPGVWTNSFCGHPAPGEPIDDAVYRRARQELGLAIDRVVCALPDYRYRAVAADGTVENEVCPVFCATAVGPLEPSPNEVMDYTWVSWSELRSAADLPWTISPWAAEQIPLLDASGFVAG